The proteins below come from a single Saccharophagus degradans 2-40 genomic window:
- a CDS encoding glycosyltransferase family 4 protein: MDKELIALLVGNSNSRFSGVTSTMLQTLPYQQELMPLRVLGAHHLPDTSIAISFKQARKLLKQSTGPVVFHARRNDEMIQALILKHVFGANLKIVFTSTAQRYHSGLTRWLINRMDGVISTCQAAASYMVRKPDVIIPHGIHSDKYVRATNRQAILAKWQIVTPHVLGIFGRVRAQKGVHLFVRGCIAQLKNNPNFTALVVGAIKPEDKPFADSLQREIDAAGLTQRIRILGEQPFAALPELFSVMDLVCALSNNEGFGLTVLEAMSSGAAVLATEAGAWPEVVRQGVDGLVVPVENQQAVNGALAQLLANPGKLAEMGINGRARIEAHYQVQTEAKALCDFFKRVASS; this comes from the coding sequence AAAGAACTAATAGCATTACTTGTTGGCAACTCCAACTCGCGCTTTTCTGGCGTGACGTCTACTATGCTGCAAACTCTGCCTTATCAGCAAGAATTAATGCCCCTGCGTGTGCTGGGGGCACATCACCTGCCCGATACATCCATTGCCATTTCGTTTAAACAGGCGCGCAAGCTATTAAAGCAAAGCACTGGCCCTGTGGTTTTTCACGCTCGTCGCAACGATGAAATGATACAGGCGCTTATTTTAAAGCATGTATTTGGCGCGAATTTAAAAATTGTTTTTACGTCTACTGCGCAGCGTTATCACAGTGGCTTAACGCGTTGGCTTATTAACCGTATGGATGGTGTTATTTCTACTTGCCAAGCGGCAGCGAGCTATATGGTGCGCAAGCCCGATGTGATTATTCCCCACGGTATTCACAGCGACAAATACGTACGCGCCACCAATCGACAAGCAATATTGGCAAAATGGCAAATAGTTACCCCCCACGTTTTGGGTATATTTGGCAGGGTGCGCGCGCAAAAAGGGGTGCATTTGTTTGTGCGCGGTTGTATAGCGCAATTAAAAAACAATCCTAATTTTACCGCATTGGTGGTGGGTGCTATTAAGCCCGAAGATAAGCCGTTTGCCGATAGTTTGCAGCGCGAAATAGATGCCGCTGGCTTAACGCAGCGGATTCGTATTTTAGGCGAGCAACCATTTGCGGCTTTGCCGGAACTGTTTTCGGTGATGGATTTAGTGTGTGCACTGAGTAATAACGAGGGCTTTGGTTTAACCGTACTTGAAGCCATGAGTAGTGGTGCCGCAGTATTGGCAACCGAAGCTGGGGCTTGGCCCGAGGTAGTGCGTCAAGGGGTAGATGGGCTGGTGGTGCCGGTAGAAAACCAGCAGGCGGTAAATGGTGCGTTAGCACAACTGCTGGCTAACCCTGGCAAGCTTGCTGAAATGGGAATAAATGGCAGGGCGCGCATTGAAGCGCACTACCAAGTGCAAACTGAAGCGAAAGCGCTGTGTGATTTTTTTAAGCGAGTCGCTAGCAGCTAG
- a CDS encoding capsule assembly Wzi family protein, protein MRPTILRSCIAAALCSGISSTAIAGTFYLPTQLAPEAEARVERLFVLANMPTIKRPIAINDVIRALEKVGDKDPALSQGIRQYIARYNKTVGLTHMSAEAGKGSSSDHTLNNRRGQGTNSKFYGSLNGYWAVNDFMAINAGAIVREGTVEGNDVSLEGSFISLGWDALQADIGYRTQWSGPFQDSDMLVTTNAAAMPGITLSNSQPFTDFGIRYEVSLSRMSKSDKIESQADPSQDLTGYPKLLVTHLSFEPLEGFAIGFNRLLQFGGADRDQDPKSVFDALYNAKAADNIGMEGRDFGNQQSSITTRYTFSEGFPFSVYMEYAGEDTSAASDIHFGNSAMMYGLHLPVLPYHFDVTYEHAEWQNGWYVNSNFGDGMQNDGSMIGHWQTNMRKALDNSGGNAQTLKIIWDNYAGSSLTATLRTVQSDNSIAGGGVNGQELSLQYARAWGPTIVGASAINGENVLGESYSYLSGFIRW, encoded by the coding sequence ATGCGACCAACAATATTACGCAGCTGCATAGCCGCAGCCCTTTGTAGCGGCATATCCTCTACTGCAATAGCCGGTACCTTCTACTTGCCCACGCAATTAGCGCCCGAGGCAGAAGCGCGAGTTGAGCGCCTATTTGTACTGGCCAATATGCCAACCATTAAACGCCCCATAGCAATTAACGACGTGATTCGCGCACTAGAAAAAGTAGGCGATAAAGACCCGGCACTTAGCCAAGGTATTCGCCAGTACATTGCGCGCTACAACAAAACCGTAGGCTTAACCCATATGTCTGCCGAAGCTGGCAAGGGTTCCAGTAGCGATCACACCCTTAACAACCGCCGCGGCCAAGGCACTAACAGTAAGTTTTACGGCTCGCTAAACGGGTATTGGGCGGTAAATGACTTTATGGCCATTAATGCCGGTGCCATAGTGCGCGAGGGCACTGTGGAGGGCAATGATGTAAGCTTGGAAGGCTCCTTTATCTCGCTGGGTTGGGATGCGCTGCAAGCCGATATTGGCTATCGCACCCAATGGAGCGGCCCATTTCAAGACAGCGATATGCTAGTGACTACCAATGCCGCCGCCATGCCCGGCATCACCCTGTCTAATAGCCAGCCATTCACCGATTTTGGTATTCGCTACGAAGTATCGCTTTCTAGAATGTCGAAATCGGACAAAATAGAAAGCCAAGCCGACCCCAGCCAAGACCTAACCGGCTACCCTAAACTACTGGTCACTCACCTAAGCTTTGAGCCCCTTGAAGGTTTTGCCATTGGCTTTAACAGGCTGCTTCAGTTTGGCGGCGCCGACCGCGACCAAGACCCTAAATCGGTTTTCGATGCGCTCTACAACGCCAAAGCGGCAGATAACATTGGCATGGAAGGTCGCGACTTTGGCAACCAGCAATCATCCATTACCACCCGCTACACCTTTAGCGAAGGTTTTCCATTTTCGGTATATATGGAATACGCAGGGGAGGATACTTCCGCCGCATCAGATATTCATTTTGGCAACAGCGCCATGATGTACGGTTTGCACTTACCTGTTTTGCCTTACCACTTCGACGTCACCTACGAGCACGCCGAATGGCAAAACGGTTGGTATGTAAACAGCAACTTTGGTGACGGTATGCAAAACGATGGCAGCATGATTGGCCACTGGCAAACCAATATGCGCAAAGCGCTTGATAACAGCGGCGGCAATGCGCAAACGCTAAAAATTATTTGGGATAACTACGCAGGCTCGTCACTTACTGCAACCTTGCGCACAGTGCAAAGCGACAACAGTATTGCAGGTGGGGGCGTTAACGGCCAAGAGTTAAGCCTACAATATGCCCGCGCTTGGGGGCCAACAATTGTGGGCGCTAGCGCAATTAATGGCGAAAATGTATTGGGCGAAAGCTATTCCTATTTATCGGGGTTTATTAGATGGTAA
- a CDS encoding nitroreductase, giving the protein MKVSEALQQRKSVRAYLDKPVPQEVITRILNAARCAPSGTNTQPWEVAVTTGKTRDDIANKMVATFRAGGKGHMAYNYYPTEWKAPFKPRRVACGLQLYSTLGIKKEDTTRRAEQWEANYHSFGAPVVMYFLMDKIMETGSFMDYGMFIQSIMLAAVEEGLATCPQAALAEYPDIVKQTLGYDDNYIVVCGMALGYEDKSALINSYRTPREEVASFTRFFD; this is encoded by the coding sequence ATGAAAGTGAGCGAAGCGTTACAACAGCGCAAATCTGTGCGTGCCTATTTAGACAAGCCCGTGCCACAGGAAGTAATTACTCGTATATTAAACGCCGCCCGTTGTGCGCCTTCAGGCACCAACACCCAACCCTGGGAGGTGGCCGTAACAACAGGCAAAACCCGCGATGACATTGCCAATAAAATGGTGGCAACGTTCCGTGCAGGGGGTAAGGGCCACATGGCCTATAATTACTACCCTACCGAATGGAAGGCACCTTTCAAGCCGCGCCGAGTAGCTTGCGGGCTACAACTCTACAGTACCTTGGGCATAAAAAAGGAAGACACCACTCGCAGAGCTGAACAGTGGGAAGCAAACTACCATTCCTTTGGTGCCCCCGTTGTAATGTACTTTTTAATGGATAAAATTATGGAAACCGGCTCATTCATGGATTACGGCATGTTTATCCAATCCATTATGCTGGCAGCAGTTGAAGAGGGCTTGGCAACCTGCCCGCAAGCAGCGCTGGCAGAATACCCCGACATAGTGAAACAAACCCTAGGCTACGACGATAACTACATTGTGGTTTGCGGCATGGCACTGGGCTACGAAGATAAAAGCGCCCTTATTAACAGCTACCGCACACCAAGAGAAGAAGTAGCTAGTTTTACACGCTTTTTTGATTAA